The genomic window AACTCCTGGAACATAGAGTTTATATTTTATCTCAGCTCCTAAAAATTCTGCATGCTCTTCAGCTAGTTTTTCCATCATATATGTTATATCTCTATTGAACTCTGCAACAACCAAAGCTAATTTAACCATAATGTTATCACCTAATTTAATTTTTATAAAAAATTCTTTATTTTTTATTTAAAAACTTTTTTTATGAATAAAAACTTAAATATAATATAATTTCAATGAACTTCTATTCAAAAATAGAAGTCTTCTTTTTCATCCTTGTTAGTTTTCATCAGTTTCCATCCTTGTTTTAATGGATAAGCGATTCAAACTCGAGATTTCAGAATTTGTTAGTGATGGAGCAGTGTTTCCATCCTTGTTTTAATGGATAAGCGATTCAAACCTGATTTAGGAAACATTGGATTTATTTATGATTTTTGTTTCCATCCTTGTTTTAATGGATAAGCGATTCAAACAGGGCTTAGGGTTTACAAGGAAATTTTGAGAATGAAGTTTCCATCCTTGTTTTAATGGATAAGCGATTCAAACGGGTTCAACTTGGTGTTAGAGGATACAATCAGTGTGTTTCCATCCTTGTTTTAATGGATAAGCGATTCAAACGAGACAGTATAAAGGAAATGATTACTGATATAAGTTTCCATCCTTGTTTTAATGGATAAGCGATTCAAACCCTACGCAACTACTAACTATATTCACTAAAACTCCTATATAAATCTTTCTTTTCCCATGCGATTTTTCTTACTACCTAATTATTAAAACCTTTATAAAGTTAAGAAAGATTATGCAAATTATTTATAAATATAACGCACAACTGTATTATAAAATATAAACAATTATAGCTTATCTAACTAAAATAAAAACAAACTAAACATAAAACTATAAAAATAAAAATAAATATCTAAAATAATTAAAAAATCTCAATTTTAATTAGAAAAAATCAGTAATACTTTTTCCCGATTTTCTCATACAAATTTTAGCAAGAGGGTATATAAAGGCAAGAAAAGTTAATTAGAGAAGTTAATATCTAATATTAAATTAATTAAGAAGTACTCTCCCTTTAATGAAACTTTTTATTATTTCTTTAATGTATATTCCTTAAAACATCTATGGCATGTTTGCACATCACATTTATTTTCCTAAATAAAATCTTTTCTTCATCCCAATCTATTGGATTTTTTCCTCTCCAAATACCCAAAACTTGAGAGATAGGTTTAACATGTATCTTACCAAAAACTATTGAAGAGATATAAATTAAATCTCTTACATTTTCCCATTTAACTAATTTTTTAAGCTCTCCAAATTCTATATAGATTGGAATTATATCTGGCAAATATTGTAGATTATGGGTAAAATTCTTGTCAGAAGTTAAAATTAGCAATTTTCCTTTATGTTCATCTGAAAATTTAATAAATGATTCTTTTATATTATTATCCCATACACCTTTTCCAGGGATAATGATGGCATTCCTATTATTTAATAACCTTATTTGTGATAATCCTAATTTGAATATTCTATCAATTGAAGATGGTTGATTTATAAAATCTCTATCTTCACAATCTTTAATCTTTCCTCTTTCATTGGTTAGTTCATTTATAACACATTGAGATATAACAAAATTTGGAGATATCTTTTCTCTCTGCTTATCTAAATAGTCAATTATTTTCCTTGGTATTTGATTTATTAGTGCATTTGTGTCAAAAGTTATATAATAAGTCTCTTTTTCTTTTAGTTTTTTAAATAACCATTTATAAAACTCTTCTTCATTAAATTCTTCCTTCTCATCATCATAAACAATAAATTTAATCTCCTTTAACCCAGAAGCATTTAAAATAGTTTCAATACTCTCACAATCACCAACATAATAACTTAACTTTAAATCTTTATTTATCTCAACCTTGGCTTTGTTATCATTCTCATATAATGAGATTGCTGCAAACTTTTGGTTTTCTACCTTAATTTCAAAATTGGATTTTCCAAATAAAAAATATTGGTTAATAATAGCCAAAATTTCCTTTCTGCTAATGGCTAAATCCTCTAACTCCTCTTTTTTTAAAACCTTGTTATCTTCTTTACCATCTGATAACTCACTTATAAACTCATGTAATTCTTGAATTGAGAAAGGAATTAAAAAGAGAGGGTAGTTTATATAACCCATATCTTTTAAATGTAGATAATAAACTTTATCACACTTATACTTATTTTTTCCATCACTAACCCCCTCAATACCAGCAAACATTGAGAGAGCGCTCATAAACTTCCTTCCAGGAGTCATATCTATTGCTACTTCATTTCCTCTCTTTTTTTCTTTAACAATTATCTCTTTTAGTGCATTAGAAAAATCCTTAAAGTCATCTTCACTTACTTTATAACTTTCATCTACATCAATATTAAAATTATATGATTCATTTAAAGATTTTATATAATTTTTAATAATCTCTTTATTTTTTTCCACTTTATAATTCCATAACAAATACACCTTATCTGGGATATAACCTTCTTTAACTATAGCCATCCATAGAGTATTAAAAACTGCTAAAGGAGAACTCCCTACAGTACTTATCCAAACTCTCATTATTTCACCAAATAAAAGTTTAAAATTTCTAAAACTTTGTTTGTACTTTCCATAATTTTAATTAACCTTTTCCAATTTTATCCATCCTAATGGAGAGCTAATCCTATTGTGCTTAACATAAACTCCAACTGTAGTTGGAAAATCTAAATAACTTTTAGCATTTTGCCAAGTTTGATATAACTTATATTGTGGATTTCTTGGATTAATTTTTCCTTTAGGTTTATATAAATCTAAGAAAAATTGTCTAATTTTATGGAATAGAATATTATTTTGGTCATTTTTCCATAATAATGGGTAGATAGTTTTATTTAAAAATCCTCCTTCAAAACCAAGGTTAATATATATAGCATCATTCTTTTCAATATCTTTTTTTAATTTTTCATAAAATTCCTTTAGAATAATAGGGAGATCTCTTTTAATTTCAAAATCTACAACAGTTTTGGAGAAGTTGTTGCACAACTCTTTAATTATTTCAAACTTCTCATAATCATTTTTTGGGTTAAAATTCTTATTTAATCTATTGTTAAGTTCTTTAAAGAATTCTTCTTCAACTTTTAAGTTAATTATGAACTCTCCTTTGGTCATTCCTTCTAAATAATTAGGAATTGTTAGTTTTTTCTTTTTTATATGCCATCTTTTTGTTAAAATAAATTTAAATTCCTCTCTTTCTAATTTAATACTATCAGAGATTTTAAGGTATTTAAAGAAATCATCTCTAATATCTCCTATAGCCCTTCTCTCTATTTCTTTTCCTTTATTATCTATTTTTTTGTTATCTAATATTTTAAATATCTCAGAAATTTTTCCATCATAGTAATTAAATAAGTAGGCTGTTCTTATAGCCCCTTTTATTGAACTACCAGGGATATATTTTCTATTATTTTGATGAATAAATTTTTTTACCCTTGTTCTACTATCTTCCTTTATTTCAGATTTTATTTTATAAACAACATAATCTTCAGCACAAAGCCCAACTCTCTCTAAGATATCTTTAGCATTGGTCTCTACTCTATTTCCTATAGACTTTTTTACAATATAATCTGATATCTCATCTATGCTTTTTAAATTTCCCAAAACCTCTAAAGCCTTTTCAATATCTACTATATGAGCAATATTATTTTCAATATAGTAATCTAATGGTGTATATTCCTCCCCACAGCCAATAAATATTGGTGTTATTAGAGAGCATTTTAGCATCATTTTTCCACCAGTGGTAGAGTTATTGGTTTCCCATGAGTATATACTGGATGGATATTTTCAGAGCTATTTTTAGGTTTAACATCTTTTACACACCCTTCAAATGCCTTAACTACAGAACCTTCAGATAAAGCCATTAATGACCTTCTATGCTTAGTTACTAATTCTGGCTTAGTTGTTGAATAAATGTATCCTCCAAGTTCTAAAAGTTTATAATATTTAATATTACTAATCTCATCTTCTTTAGGAATTCCTACACCTAAAAGAATATTTAGTTCTCCTTGAGTATTAAACAATTCATTAAAATCTTTAAATTTTTTTATATCTTTTATCTCAACCTTTTCAAAATGACCTGCTCCTATACTTCTCTTTCCCCCTAAACCCTCATCTTCAATCAATTTTATACTTGCTTGAATCTCTTTATTTAAATATTCTGGATAATCAATAATAAAATAAAGCTCCACATTTTTATCAAATTTGATAAACTCTACCTTATAGAGCTGCCCTTCAGCAGGTCTTTCACAAATCCTATCTATTGTGTTCTTTTCCTCATCATATGCTTCAAATAATTTTTTGATTTTTAATTTATTTTTTATCTTATTAACTTCTTCTTCTGTAGCAAATATTCCATTAACTACTCTTTTATTAAAATATCTATCTAAATCATCCTCAAATAGAGAATCAATATAACAATTATTTTCTTTGAGTTTCTCCATAACTATTTCTTTGTAAGCTTTTAAAGTAACAAATTTAATTTTCTTTATATCCTTAGGTTTGATATTTTCATAAACCTCTTTTTTTAGTAGGTAAAATATAGGATGTTCTGGTTTAGGTAGAAGGAAAATATCATCTATTTTAATAAATAATGATGATAATCTTAAATTTTCAGCCAATTCCTTAACTTTTTTATTTATTTCTTCCTTATAATCTTCCCCATACAATAAGACAAAGTTATTAACTATGGCAGAAAATAAATTTGATGAATGGAATATTATATCACTCTTTTCCAAATCACCACTACCAAAATGATACTTACTATTAACACTTGGTTTTAAAATAACCAACTTTTTCATTTTATCACCAAAAAAAGAATAAAACTTAATAATTCCAAATTTCTTCTATTTTCTTTTCTAATTCATCTAAATCTTTAGCTTCTTCTTTTTCAGCTTTTTCATTCCCTTCATAATATTGTTTAGGCCTATTTACAATTTTTAATTCCTTAAATTTAATTTTACCATATCCCCTACTTCCAGAACCTCCTAAGTAGTCATCCTCTAACAACTTCATCCCAGTTATTAGCTCTTTTAAAAGTTCTTTATCATTTTCTTTGTACACATTGAAGACTATTTCAAATTTAAATTTACTTCCAGCAACTACCCTCTCTGTATTTCTTACCCCTCCTGTAATTGTTGTTCCTTTCAATCTATCAATAGTATTTTCTACCTTTATCTCAAGATAATCATGAATTTCTTTACCTTCTTCTACTTCTATATATGCATCTCTAAATATCACCCTTCTTGGCTCTTTAATCTCTTTTGAATTATGAGGTCCAAATAACTTACAAATATTACAGTCCCCACAGCTACAAGGTAAGTAACCTCTATTGTCATTGGTGTATTTTCCCTCTTTTTTCTCTAATAAACACCTTATTTTTCCTTTTAATGAACTTCCTGGAATTAATATATTACCAAAAGCATCTTTAATTACTGGGTTGTCAGTACCTCCAATTTTTAAAGTTTCTCTAAGCCCTCCAATATGTAATCCTGTCAATAGCTCAATAACTCCTGAAATTATAACTTTTCCTTTTAATGTGTATATTTCATTATTACCCTGCTCATTATTATTTTGATTCATTGTCTGCCCAAAAACCATAAACTCAACACCTCATTTAGTTTTCTTTACCCCCATGTAGTTTGTGATATGCAATAACAGCTTCAAAGAAGGTTTTGAAATTATTAAATTTATTTAAATTATCGATTCTATCAATAATTTCTGAAAACGTATCATGTAACTTTTTTAATGCTATTTTTTTACCTTTATTAGTCTCCTTTCCATAAGTATAAGCCATCTTTGGTTTTAGAAGAACTAACTTTTTATACCAATCTTCATTCTCCTTAATTTTCAAAACATAATCATAAAATTCTCTAATTTTTGTATTTGGAATACTAAGTATTTCATTAGCAAACTTCTCAGCAATTTCTACCATTTTATTAGCATTCTCACTTGTAATGTTTAGAATAATATCAATTTCTTTATCATTCAATACAATTTCTTTTTCTTCCTTTTTTCTATTACCTTCTCCTCTTTCACCTTTAAGATTTTGATATCTACTGTAACCCATATCTACCCCCTCCACTTAAGCTCAGTTATCTTAGCAGCAACTTTAAGATCATTTAGGGATAAATCTATATTTTGGAGCAGCATTTGATGCACTTTTCCTTTGATATAATCTTCTAAGAATTTAACTTTCTCATAGTTATTTTTGTAATTTCTTTTGATGTAGTAGAGTAATCTCCAATAGTAAGGAAGATAGAGAATGGTCTCACCATTCTCACCTTTCTTCACAATTTTATTTAGCATCTCTGCAACAACTTGAGAGACATGCAAGATTCTTTTTTTATTGGTGTCTTTAATTAATTCATTAAATTTATCCTCTAAAATATCTTCATTGAACTTCTCACAATATTTTTCCAAGCTCAGCATTTCATTTATTAACTCATTTTCAAGCTTTAACTCTCTCTCAATATCTTTCAATTTCTCCCAAAATCTAGGGATATATTTAACCTCTAAATCCCAATTTAATGAAGTTGAGAATATAGATAAAGAATTTTTCTTTATACTATTGATTTCATTATCTTTAGCCCTCTCAAGCTCTTCTTCAGCAAATTCAACAGCTCTTTTAAATTTAAATTTTGGACTGGTTAAGTAGATTCCAGCACTTAAGGTAATAAATGGATTGTAGCAAACAAATTCTTTGAAATCTTCTCTAATTTTTTTGGCTAATTCCCATACAGCATCCCATGAACCAGTTATTAAAGTATCATCTCCTCCAGCATAGATTAAGTAAATATTATCCTTAAACTCATGTTCTTTTCCTTCCTTATCTTTGAATTTCCCAGTTTTTATTAAATAGGGTATATATCCAGTAAAGAACAAACTTAAGAAGTTGCTTAATGTACTCATTCTTGATATTGAATCTAAATTCTTAGATTTTTCATCTTTGTTATTCTTTATTATTTTTAATCCTTTAGTAAATAACTCCCCTAAATTATCAACATCCATCTTTAATACAGCTATTTTCTTTGTTCCAGTCCTTTCTTCAGCTTTTTCAGCTAGTTTATTTAAATCTAAAATCTTTCCACTCTCATCTAATGGAAATGATATTGGGAAGATTTTAAATGGAATTATTAACTCTCCATTGTCATCAGGCAAATTATACTCATCTAAATAATATCTGAAGAATTCTTTTTCTTTACTATTTTTGACATTAAGCCCTCTTTTAAGGTCTTTAATAACTTCTATATTTTCAATTTCTTTTAAACTAAATTTATTAGAGTTTTTTAGGATTTTTGTAAGCTCGATGAATGATTTACAATATTTACATATATAACCTTCAATTTCAGGATCTTCTCTCTTCTTATCTTCATCAAGCTCTATCCCACAAATTTCACATCTCTCTGGCTTTCCTTCATCTATATAATCAAATATTTCCTCTAATTTATAGTCAAACCTTCTTAACTTTCTCACTACTGTTCTGTCTGAAACTCTCTTCCAAACATCTGAAAAGTTTAAAAAATCATTTAAACTAACATCTTCTTTGACTAAATAAACATAAACTTTAGTTTTAAACATTTTAAAAAGAATATCATTTATTTTCTTCTCAAATTCCTCAATTTTTCCATCATCAACTTTATAACTCAAAATATAGAAATGCCCCCCTCCACAGAATAGTATGTTAGCTATTGGTAAATCTAACTCTTTACAAATATATCTTGCCAAATACTCCATTAAAAAATCTAAGTAAAAGCTCCTTCCTCTCAAAGTTTTTGCTGCATATTTATTTTTAACTGTAAAAATAAAGTCTTGAATTCCTGAAATGTCTCCATGAATAAGGCAGAATATTTTATCTTCCCAATTTTTTCTTTCTAAGTATTCCTTTAATTTTTTATCATTTATTTTTTCATTTTTATAAAGCCTATAGAGGCATGCTGCAATTGCACAGGTTGTTTTTAGATGATCATATAAAGAAATGTCTGGATAACTACCTTTTATTTTTTCACGTTCCCAAAATGTAGCGGAAGGTATGCACCAAGTATATTTGTATAAAAGTTGCAGAAGTTCTTCAAAACTGACATCATTTTTATTTTTAAAATCTCTTAAAGCTGTTTCAAAGTCACTAAATAAATTAAGATAGCTGTCATTTGGATGAGGTTTAGTTGTAAAAATAACATTTTTATCTAATTTTAATTCATTAAGTGGATATTTATATCCAATTTTATATAAATTTTCTAATATAATTTCACTTTTAATATAATTTAAAACATTTGCAGTCTCAAAAATTGATAACAACTTTATATCTTTTCCATAACCCTTTAAAACTTCACTTTCTTCAACAGTTTTTCTCTCTCCACTACTTAACCAATCAGCCAATCTTACTATTCCTATAACACCATCTTTTATTTTGTTGTTGTGATGCTCTTTAACAATATCTAAGATTATCTTCTTTTCTTCATTACTTAAAAAACTTAAAAATCCATCATCAAACAATTTTTTTAAATAATTATAGCCTTCAATATCATGTTTTGGTGGTTTTTTAATATTTTTTTCATCCATAATTTTTCTTTGAACAAACTTACCAATATCATGTAATAAAGCCCCTATAACAACTGCTCTATAATAATTCATACCACCACCAAAATAGTTAAATTTCAACTTCTTTAATATGGTAGTTAGAATTTTTAATATTTATAATTAACTATTTTTATATAGTTTAAAAAATTATTTTGTTTTATTATTTGATAACTTTATACCTAAGTAATATTCTAGATAATCCCCAGATTTTACTAAAATTCCATAAGGTTCAGGATAGAAGTATAGCCAAGCCTCTATCTCTTCCCCATTTTCTAAGATTATTGGGACTTTCTTTCTTCTATAGCAATGAGGATGATCTTCAAGAGCATCTATCTTTTTTAAGATCTCTTCATCAACCTCATAAACCTCCCCAACTATATGAGACACCTTCTCATCTTCCACAACATAGGGGATTATATCAGCATACATAGCATATTTTTCTTTAGTTCTACCTTTTCCAATGAATTTTGAGTTTTTTAATAACTTATTATTCCAAAAACCTCTCCTTAAAGTTCCATAGACGAAGATATATTGCATAATTTTCACCCAAAACAATTTTATAGGGTTTATAAAATATTTTATTGATAAGTGGTATCATGATAGGAGTGTCCATGTCTGTCTTTATTAATAGTGATTATACTTTAGAAAGAGCACTGTCTTACTTAGAAAATAAAGTAAAGTGGGTTGAATTATGTTGTGATGGTAATGTTAATGTTATGGGTAGAGAAGAGATAACTGAAAATTTTAATTTAAAATACACCTTACACTGCCCAATTGCTGATTTTAACCTTTCTTCTTATAGGGAGAAAATAAGAAAAAGTAGTTTAGAATTTATTAAAGATGTATTAGAAACTGCTACAAAGGTTAATTCAGAAGCACTTATTATTCATCCAGGATTTTATATTTTTAAACATGATTATGACAAATGTTTAAAAAGTTTAATTTTAAGTTTGAAAGATCTAAATAAACTTCAGAGTGAATATGGGATTAATATTTTTATTGAAAACATGCCATATGATATGTTTATGTTTAAAAATCCTGAGAAAGAGATAATAGAGAATTTAGGGGAATTGGAAATATGTTTTGATATAGGTCATGCATTTATTAATAATAATATAGATAAATTTTTAGCTTATAAGGATTTAATTGGTCATGTTCATATACATGATAACAATGGTCATGCAGATGAACACCTACCAATAGGTTTTGGGAAGATAGATTTTGAAAAATATAAAAAAGATTTAAAGAATATAAATGGAATTAAAATTATTGAGCTACATTATAAAAACTTTGAAAATTTAGAGAATTGTTTAAATAAGCTTAAAAATTATTTAAAATAATCTTCAACATTTAAACCAACTTCTTTTAAGATCTCTTTTAGTTGTGCATATAATACTTCATCAATTTCTATTCCTTCCTTATTTTTTATTTTATTTCTTTCTTCTATCTCTCCTGGAATTAAAATTTCATGATCTTTCATAGGCTTTGATGTTTTTATTTCCTCCATTAATTTATCAACTTTCTTTTTAAATTCTTCCTTTCCCATGAAGAAGTCAGGATTTATGACAACAAACAGATCTCCTTTTGTACATCTTTCCTCAGGATTAGCTGTTCCTTTCACTCCCTTTCCTACTTCAGCTCCCCCTATAGCAGATAACATTTCAATAGCTAAGGCTAATCCATATCCTTTAGCCCCACCAAATGGTAATATACTTCCCTCCAATGCCTTTTTTGGGTCATCAGTAATATTTCCATCTTTGTCAACAGCACATCCAAAAGGTATTTTTTCCCCTTTTCTTAATGCTTCAAATATCTTACCTCTAGCTATGGAAGCTGTTGCCATATCTAATGAAAACTTATATTTATTTCCTCTAAATGCTATAGCTATTGGATTTGTTCCTAATATCTTTTCTGTTCCTCCATAGGGGGCCATTGCAGGTTCAGTGTTTGTTATAACTATTCCTACCATATCATTTTTCATAGCCATTTCAGCATAATATCCAGCTATTCCAAAATGATTTGAATTTACAGTAGCCACTGCTGATATTCCATAATCTTTAGCTTTATCTATAGCTAAATCCATAGCCTTTTTTGCCACCACTTGACCAAAACCTAGATCTCCATCAATAACTGCTGTAGCTTTTTTATCCTTAATTATCTTTATATTTGGCTTTGGGTTAATATTCTTTAGCTTTAATCCTTTAATATATTGTGGAAACCTCCCTATTCCGTGTGATGAAAACCCTTTTAAATCAGCTTCAATAAGAACATCAGATACTATTTCAGCATCTTCTTTGGGCACATCATATCTTTTTAAAACATCAATTATTAACTTTTTAGCTTTTTCAGGTTTTATTAACAATATACCACCTTTAAGGTTTTATAAATGCCATATTGTAATAAACTATATCTCCATCATTATCTACTATAGCTATTAATAACTTCTTCCTAACAGAGTGTGCTACCCTAACAAAGCCTGTAAGTTCATTAACTGTTATCCTATCATCTTCAGATAGAACTTTTACTAAATAAGCAGAGTGTTCTTTTTCAATATTAGCTCCTCTTTCATAAAGTCTAAAGTCAGCTCCATATTTTAATCCTGTTTTAACAATATACCCTCTACTTCTAAGGTCTTTATATGTTAAATATTTTAGACATAATCTCTCTTCTATATTTTTAGCATAATTGTATAGCTCCTCAAAAGATAGAATTTTTTTGTCTTTAACTTCCAACCATCCTAAATTAACCAAATATAAAGCTTCTACAAGAGATAGAGAAAGAAAGTTGCCTTCAAAATTTCCATAATGTTTTGACAAAAGTTTATTTATTCCATTTTTGTCAAATATAACCACTCTATCCTTATCTAACATCCCCAAGATTTTTCTCATGATTATCACAATTTAGAGCTTCTAAAAGATTTCTTCTAACTTCTCCTATAGTATACCCCATCTTTATATTTTTCTTATCTTTTTTATTTAATATCTCTACAAGATGTGCAACCCTTGGTAACCTAAGATTAGC from Methanocaldococcus villosus KIN24-T80 includes these protein-coding regions:
- the csm5 gene encoding type III-A CRISPR-associated RAMP protein Csm5 — its product is MMLKCSLITPIFIGCGEEYTPLDYYIENNIAHIVDIEKALEVLGNLKSIDEISDYIVKKSIGNRVETNAKDILERVGLCAEDYVVYKIKSEIKEDSRTRVKKFIHQNNRKYIPGSSIKGAIRTAYLFNYYDGKISEIFKILDNKKIDNKGKEIERRAIGDIRDDFFKYLKISDSIKLEREEFKFILTKRWHIKKKKLTIPNYLEGMTKGEFIINLKVEEEFFKELNNRLNKNFNPKNDYEKFEIIKELCNNFSKTVVDFEIKRDLPIILKEFYEKLKKDIEKNDAIYINLGFEGGFLNKTIYPLLWKNDQNNILFHKIRQFFLDLYKPKGKINPRNPQYKLYQTWQNAKSYLDFPTTVGVYVKHNRISSPLGWIKLEKVN
- the csm4 gene encoding type III-A CRISPR-associated RAMP protein Csm4 encodes the protein MKKLVILKPSVNSKYHFGSGDLEKSDIIFHSSNLFSAIVNNFVLLYGEDYKEEINKKVKELAENLRLSSLFIKIDDIFLLPKPEHPIFYLLKKEVYENIKPKDIKKIKFVTLKAYKEIVMEKLKENNCYIDSLFEDDLDRYFNKRVVNGIFATEEEVNKIKNKLKIKKLFEAYDEEKNTIDRICERPAEGQLYKVEFIKFDKNVELYFIIDYPEYLNKEIQASIKLIEDEGLGGKRSIGAGHFEKVEIKDIKKFKDFNELFNTQGELNILLGVGIPKEDEISNIKYYKLLELGGYIYSTTKPELVTKHRRSLMALSEGSVVKAFEGCVKDVKPKNSSENIHPVYTHGKPITLPLVEK
- the csm3 gene encoding type III-A CRISPR-associated RAMP protein Csm3, with product MVFGQTMNQNNNEQGNNEIYTLKGKVIISGVIELLTGLHIGGLRETLKIGGTDNPVIKDAFGNILIPGSSLKGKIRCLLEKKEGKYTNDNRGYLPCSCGDCNICKLFGPHNSKEIKEPRRVIFRDAYIEVEEGKEIHDYLEIKVENTIDRLKGTTITGGVRNTERVVAGSKFKFEIVFNVYKENDKELLKELITGMKLLEDDYLGGSGSRGYGKIKFKELKIVNRPKQYYEGNEKAEKEEAKDLDELEKKIEEIWNY
- the csm2 gene encoding type III-A CRISPR-associated protein Csm2, yielding MGYSRYQNLKGERGEGNRKKEEKEIVLNDKEIDIILNITSENANKMVEIAEKFANEILSIPNTKIREFYDYVLKIKENEDWYKKLVLLKPKMAYTYGKETNKGKKIALKKLHDTFSEIIDRIDNLNKFNNFKTFFEAVIAYHKLHGGKEN
- the cas10 gene encoding type III-A CRISPR-associated protein Cas10/Csm1, with protein sequence MNYYRAVVIGALLHDIGKFVQRKIMDEKNIKKPPKHDIEGYNYLKKLFDDGFLSFLSNEEKKIILDIVKEHHNNKIKDGVIGIVRLADWLSSGERKTVEESEVLKGYGKDIKLLSIFETANVLNYIKSEIILENLYKIGYKYPLNELKLDKNVIFTTKPHPNDSYLNLFSDFETALRDFKNKNDVSFEELLQLLYKYTWCIPSATFWEREKIKGSYPDISLYDHLKTTCAIAACLYRLYKNEKINDKKLKEYLERKNWEDKIFCLIHGDISGIQDFIFTVKNKYAAKTLRGRSFYLDFLMEYLARYICKELDLPIANILFCGGGHFYILSYKVDDGKIEEFEKKINDILFKMFKTKVYVYLVKEDVSLNDFLNFSDVWKRVSDRTVVRKLRRFDYKLEEIFDYIDEGKPERCEICGIELDEDKKREDPEIEGYICKYCKSFIELTKILKNSNKFSLKEIENIEVIKDLKRGLNVKNSKEKEFFRYYLDEYNLPDDNGELIIPFKIFPISFPLDESGKILDLNKLAEKAEERTGTKKIAVLKMDVDNLGELFTKGLKIIKNNKDEKSKNLDSISRMSTLSNFLSLFFTGYIPYLIKTGKFKDKEGKEHEFKDNIYLIYAGGDDTLITGSWDAVWELAKKIREDFKEFVCYNPFITLSAGIYLTSPKFKFKRAVEFAEEELERAKDNEINSIKKNSLSIFSTSLNWDLEVKYIPRFWEKLKDIERELKLENELINEMLSLEKYCEKFNEDILEDKFNELIKDTNKKRILHVSQVVAEMLNKIVKKGENGETILYLPYYWRLLYYIKRNYKNNYEKVKFLEDYIKGKVHQMLLQNIDLSLNDLKVAAKITELKWRG
- a CDS encoding gamma-glutamylcyclotransferase family protein gives rise to the protein MQYIFVYGTLRRGFWNNKLLKNSKFIGKGRTKEKYAMYADIIPYVVEDEKVSHIVGEVYEVDEEILKKIDALEDHPHCYRRKKVPIILENGEEIEAWLYFYPEPYGILVKSGDYLEYYLGIKLSNNKTK
- a CDS encoding sugar phosphate isomerase/epimerase family protein yields the protein MIGVSMSVFINSDYTLERALSYLENKVKWVELCCDGNVNVMGREEITENFNLKYTLHCPIADFNLSSYREKIRKSSLEFIKDVLETATKVNSEALIIHPGFYIFKHDYDKCLKSLILSLKDLNKLQSEYGINIFIENMPYDMFMFKNPEKEIIENLGELEICFDIGHAFINNNIDKFLAYKDLIGHVHIHDNNGHADEHLPIGFGKIDFEKYKKDLKNINGIKIIELHYKNFENLENCLNKLKNYLK
- the comC gene encoding L-sulfolactate dehydrogenase, whose protein sequence is MLIKPEKAKKLIIDVLKRYDVPKEDAEIVSDVLIEADLKGFSSHGIGRFPQYIKGLKLKNINPKPNIKIIKDKKATAVIDGDLGFGQVVAKKAMDLAIDKAKDYGISAVATVNSNHFGIAGYYAEMAMKNDMVGIVITNTEPAMAPYGGTEKILGTNPIAIAFRGNKYKFSLDMATASIARGKIFEALRKGEKIPFGCAVDKDGNITDDPKKALEGSILPFGGAKGYGLALAIEMLSAIGGAEVGKGVKGTANPEERCTKGDLFVVINPDFFMGKEEFKKKVDKLMEEIKTSKPMKDHEILIPGEIEERNKIKNKEGIEIDEVLYAQLKEILKEVGLNVEDYFK
- the endA gene encoding tRNA-intron lyase, whose amino-acid sequence is MRKILGMLDKDRVVIFDKNGINKLLSKHYGNFEGNFLSLSLVEALYLVNLGWLEVKDKKILSFEELYNYAKNIEERLCLKYLTYKDLRSRGYIVKTGLKYGADFRLYERGANIEKEHSAYLVKVLSEDDRITVNELTGFVRVAHSVRKKLLIAIVDNDGDIVYYNMAFIKP